From a single Endozoicomonas euniceicola genomic region:
- a CDS encoding transposase has translation MGQLPFFIQFLKTGHRFEPWINDCPLTYKSPNAPQKVDVIGSLMLSILSGHKRYAHIGTIIGDKVNAQLLGMKKIVSDDSARRGLKKIDEDEGVEWMQKHLHLCFDPLLTIPWIMDVDVTVKTIYGHQEGAVNGYNPHKKGRPSHTYHSYMMANLKLILEVEVRPGNQSQSKYSLPGLMELLNRLPKRCWPEFVRGDCDWGSDRVMSELEDAGCHYLFKMKKHDNVKKAIGNAHCSGGWVKYDNHWEGKESVIKLSGWKKERRIIIVRRRRPENEIPMLEKGIKERQQTLALIEEPENIKAYEYSVLVTSLDNDIVSIINHYRNRADCENNFDEIKNQWGWGGYVTKDMARCRMLARMVALVYNWWTLYVRLSNPDSHKESITSRPLLMSSIGKLTHSGNQKKIKLTSQHRWMYKIAKLQSELCDFFYSIKSIAPQLNPINAWCRILTKAVSKFLKKGQVITMQPLIRSG, from the coding sequence ATGGGACAGCTTCCTTTTTTTATACAGTTTTTAAAAACAGGTCACCGATTTGAACCCTGGATTAACGATTGCCCACTAACTTATAAAAGTCCAAACGCCCCTCAAAAAGTGGATGTGATTGGCTCATTAATGCTTTCCATTCTTTCAGGACATAAACGCTATGCGCATATCGGAACAATTATTGGTGATAAAGTAAACGCTCAGTTGCTCGGGATGAAAAAAATTGTCAGCGATGATTCTGCCAGACGTGGTTTAAAGAAGATTGACGAAGATGAAGGCGTTGAATGGATGCAAAAACACCTCCATCTCTGTTTTGATCCGTTATTAACCATTCCATGGATTATGGATGTTGATGTTACCGTGAAAACCATTTATGGGCATCAGGAAGGAGCGGTTAATGGCTATAACCCACATAAGAAAGGGAGACCCTCTCATACTTACCACTCATATATGATGGCTAATCTTAAATTAATACTGGAGGTTGAAGTCAGACCCGGAAATCAAAGTCAAAGTAAATACTCTTTACCCGGTTTAATGGAGCTATTAAATCGACTTCCAAAACGCTGCTGGCCTGAATTTGTTCGTGGTGATTGTGATTGGGGAAGTGACCGGGTAATGAGCGAATTGGAAGATGCTGGTTGTCATTATCTTTTTAAAATGAAGAAGCACGACAACGTTAAGAAAGCCATAGGGAATGCACACTGTAGCGGAGGATGGGTAAAATACGACAACCATTGGGAGGGAAAAGAATCCGTAATTAAACTGTCAGGTTGGAAAAAAGAAAGACGCATAATTATTGTTCGAAGACGGCGTCCTGAAAATGAAATACCGATGTTGGAAAAAGGAATAAAAGAACGTCAACAAACGTTAGCATTAATAGAAGAGCCAGAAAATATAAAAGCTTACGAGTATTCGGTTCTGGTCACATCTCTTGATAATGATATAGTCTCGATCATTAATCATTATCGCAATAGGGCTGACTGTGAAAATAACTTTGATGAAATCAAAAACCAATGGGGCTGGGGCGGTTATGTAACAAAAGATATGGCAAGATGTCGAATGCTGGCCCGAATGGTTGCCTTGGTTTACAACTGGTGGACGCTATACGTTCGATTGAGTAATCCGGACTCCCATAAAGAATCAATTACCAGCCGTCCCTTATTAATGAGTTCAATTGGCAAGCTGACCCACTCTGGCAACCAAAAGAAAATAAAGCTGACAAGCCAGCATCGATGGATGTATAAAATTGCGAAATTACAAAGTGAACTGTGTGATTTTTTTTATTCAATCAAAAGTATCGCACCGCAGTTGAATCCAATTAACGCATGGTGTCGTATTTTAACGAAAGCGGTCTCAAAATTTTTAAAAAAAGGGCAGGTTATTACGATGCAACCATTAATTCGATCGGGCTAA